In Pangasianodon hypophthalmus isolate fPanHyp1 chromosome 1, fPanHyp1.pri, whole genome shotgun sequence, the genomic window GACTCTGCAGTTTTCAGCTCTCAGATCTGATACAGGAGCGTGATCAATCACTGTAAACCGACTACCTCTACAAAAACAGGAGATATAGTAGTGTATTCATTTGTAATAGGTTAGTTTAGCCAATTATACAatgtgttatgcactgtgtataagttaatgtattttatttatatgaaattttaaagaaagataGATTTAGAAACTTACTCTTTGGGTAATGAGAGAAGCAAGTAGTCGTTGAAGAGGTGTATATAGgcacttctctctttctcctttacTGTGAAGTCTCTTAGCTCTGTGACTGGACCCTCTTTCACCAGCCTTCGTGACTGACTGATCAGTGGCAGAGTCtgatacacacatgtacacatatacacatacatgatatggccaaaagtatgtggacacctgaccatcacactcacatgtggttcttccccaaatggTTGCAACAAACTTGgcagcacacaattgtctagaatgtctttggttaacattacagtttcccttcactggacctaaggggcccaaacatgttccagcatgacaatgcccctgtgcacaaagcaaagtccataaagatatggtttgccaaggtttgcatggaagaactcgagtgacctgcagagtcctgacctcaaccccactgaacaccttagggatgaactggaacactgactgcacaccGAGCCttcttgcccaacatcagtgcccgacctcactaatgctcttgtggctgaaggggcaaatccccacagccacactccaaaatcgagtggaaagccttcccagaagagtggaggttattataacagcaaagtgggactAACTCataataggatgttcaacaagcacatatgggtgtgatggtcaggtgtccacatacttttggccatacactatatatttagatatttctTTTAATGCTCATTTTTGGGTTTCTTTGTCTTCCAATAACAATCCTTTTCAGGAGTTCGTCGAAcctattataaaattattttgacCTGTATATAAGATGACTTGtgtacaatattaataataataatgaattaaataaaatcatttataaataactgaaataagaataaataaacataagtaTAAAATCAATACAATTACCAAAATGTCAAATGACAATATATAAGCAAATGAtacaataaacaaagtaaaaaaaaaagaataaataatagtaatagcgATTTCAGCCAATTCATAAGGCTGCAAAAATAGCATTATGGGTACTGTCAACACGTGGCATCACAGATATAATTAAGTAAATTGAATAAACTAAAGAAGTCAAGACTTCATTATTTAAACTATATTATTGTGTATTGCTTGAATAGACATGGAAATTGACTCTGAATTTACTGATGATATGTCCCAGTATCAGCCACACTGAGAATCTTATCTCTTATAAATTCATGATTAataagtttttgtttgtttttgggttttttttcaggtaCAGTAAATATCACACATGGCAAAGCAAGTTAAAACAGAAAGTACAATCTATTTATACAATTAGCTATTTTTGGTCCTTAACTATCATCACTAACACCACTTCAATACAATTTCTACTCAAAATTGCAAATTAGAAATATTAAGAGAATCTTATCAAATGTCAACTAATATCTAGCACAAGAGTATTTAAGATTAAATCCATTGCATGCCCTGGATCTTGCATTCTTTTTCAGATAAGCATGCAAGATCCAGGGCATCCAATGGATTTAATCTTAAATACTGTTATACACTGTTCAGGTTAATAGTACTGAAAGGGTCCAGAGTATTTCAAAGTGTCAGGGTTCAATTTTTTTATGTCAGGTCTAATATAAGTTATGATCTTTTCATAATTCCTTGCACTTTGATGACactacacaatttttttttgaaaaccttttaccagctgattttttttaccattaGGTCACAGTATAAACTTGCTGTTATGTGTAAATGCACCATGAGAGGCTCACACTCACCTTGCACTCAAAGTCCACTTTCGCATTGAGGGACACCAGTGATTCAATGTTCTTCATCTGAGATATACTGTCGTTACTGTCTTGAATCATCTGTAAAGGAGATGAAGAATaactgattaacccctacagtgtgtgtgtgggtgtgtgtatatgtgtgtgtgtgtgtgtgtgtgtgttttaccttcTCCAGTAATTTCATGGCTTTAATTGCTTGTGCCTCATCCACTGTCTTAGGAGCCGTTCTTTTTACGATATTCTACCGGACAGAGCAAGTGCAggaaagaaagtgaaataaattgttaaaaaaagtgaattaaTATGTCATTTAAAAAGTACAGCCTGGATAGAGagttaaacatttacatttggcaGGCAGTATTCTGACACTTGCCACAAAGAAACAAAGTTGGCTTTAAATTCAtcaacaaatgaaacaaagctGAACCCAAAGTCTTGAAAGAGTCTCAAAACCTAGTCTCagattctgtatttttttttttttttttggctcttaTTTGAATATTCCTCTTcatttaacacaaaataaaatcagcttGCTTGTCTATTCAACAGACTGGACTATCAGTCAGCTCCAAGCAATAAACCTATTCACAGCACAGCAGTGAAAGGGAAATGATGTATGTGTTGCTTGCTGGTAAAAGTGTATCAGGCACAACAAAAATGCAGTGGTGTTTAACCTCATCTTTCCCATGCACAATTTTTAATTGTCCTCTATATACGTTTCTGACCACAGGACCACTGCTGTCTTGATGTCACTACTGCGCTTGTAATAGTCCACCCCTACATTCAGTCAGCAGTGGTCGTATGGTGGTCTTTTTCCTTTGCTGATCCAGAGTAGAGGATGGATAATAAATTGCGAATGGCAACAGATGGGcaacagtcagtaattgtataccAAAAAATACAAACCTATATAATAAGTGTATCTGATAAAATGCCCAATGAGTGTGGGTACAGTATCGGTGTACCTAACAAACTGGCATATATTCTTACATAATATGTAGATagaattataatatttttgtgttgAGGTTGAGATGGACACTTTAAACGTCATGGCCACTGATGATAGTATGGAGGGAAGCCTTATTATTCATTTCTATGCAtcaaaagaattatttttttaatactgtgaaattattttatagcaCAATTTTATAAGGCTCATTTCTTATCTCAGTGCAGTTGTCCTTTGTAAGAATAGTATGACTATATCAGGCTATTGCAATGAGAAATATCTAAGATAAGAGAAGAAATGACACAGAGAATCAcacctgcagtgtgtgatttaaagAGATAGAGTACCTGTACTAGCAGTTTAAGCCGAGTGATTCTCTGGAAAGGGAGGATAAGGAAAGAGCGTAAAGGAAGTCTCTGGCACTTGGGGCTTTGCTCCAACTTTTCCACTATGTGGCGAAATCCAGTATTCTCATTCCTGTAAAGGAAACCAGTGGGTAAGTATGAGGGATTTAGAATAAGCGAATAATGTGAGAGAGGCAAagaagtaaagaataaaaaaaacacaacagtattaCACTGGTTATTTGTGTGGTAGCtggggaaaacccttcacataatttaattttgatattttgtactatatactgtatatagttctAAAAACtacatgctttttttgtttctcttctgcATGTATCTCAGCTACatgtaaagttttaaaatttggttaaacccaaaagtgaaaaggaagagCATTTAACGATTCCATTGCGCATCCAGGACATTTGACAGGCAGTATTCAACAACCTAATCAATGTGTTACATTCAGcgtgtgagaaaatcacacttagcttgtaaggttttagacatctttaggcaaaCATACTGTTTTTAACCACCACGTTAGTGAAAATGGCTTCTGACCTGATGAGGTCTTTGCAAAAAGCCTAGGcaaggttaaaaaataaatgaagcacttccactttgttttgatgaaatatgatttcttaaagttgtgtcaaagtatattatagGCAGAAAACCATGATGTTggtcaaaacctgatttttggccttttttggctgtttgccagaattcagacACAACGACATCCAATGAGTTTTCCCAGACATCTGACCAGTTTTCCCAGACTACCACATATTTAAGCTCTAAGGTATCCACATAGATGAAGCTCACATTAATCTTTGATATGTCTTGTCTTGGTATGACTGGTTGGTGAGGTAGGGTACATAGACTGATCGGAATCGTGGACagtgtttgatgatgatgtcacacaCGGTAAAGTGCATTATGTCACTCTCCACTCTTTCCTCTAGCTGGGAAAAGAAGCTGCACAACACAATAAATTTACAGATTAGAACAGAATAAAGAACAAAacgaaacaaagaacaaaatctTGTAGAGAACAGGCTCATTTACTGTGAGGATGTCAGTATTACATCAGTATTAGTATCAGCTAATACCAGAAGCCCTCTAAATTCTAAAGCTCTAAATTCATCCTTTCAGAGATGGGACTTTTTTCATAGGGAAGAATTTGTGGTAATGCTTTACCTGTAGACATATTAACATATCTCATTTGTCTCAGTTTTTGAATCAGATGAATACCAAAGCCTTTGGGGAGGTGGAAGTTactggattttttattttttttttactgtatttctttAGTGATGTAACATGGAAAGTTGGAAAAAACTACATAAGAACAGTTTTGTTAACATTCTGTCATGTCTATTTCATCCCAAAATATTGTTAGAGTATAATGGCTGTCTTTGTTTTGAGGTAAGGAATTTCCCATTTCTAGACCTTGGGATTATAAGATCctatctctctttcttatttatttatttatttatttatttatttattgctaaaaCGAGTTCATGTTACAAATTCATGTTACACCAAAGGACTGCTTAAAAGTCTCCTAAGTATAGTTGAAATGCTAGGGTTAGATTAAAGATTCTATATGCTTTGAGCTTATGGAGGGTCAAACCAGCTCAATATCCTAAAAATCACAGAACTGACTAACAGAACCTCCTACTTCCAACATCTTGTTTTGAAAAAGTATAAAATTCATGTTCGTAGAAACTGCACATGCACTACAGATTAGATTGAACCACGAGCACCCCTATGTCATAGTAATGTTCATTCTTACCTGTGACTGACGGCTCTGACATCACTGAGTTTAGAAAAAAGCCAGTTTTTGTCTTGAGTAGTCAAGAGCACATTGAGCTGTTTGCACTTGACAAAGTGCTCCACTACAATATCCAGACTGCTACAGTATGATGACTCAGATGTCACCACTTCAAATCTCACCTACAACAGACAGTTGATCAAATTTGTGCTTTGTAAACCAGGAGACATCTCTAATCCAACCTCACACTTGGACTAAAGCAGCACAGTACCTCCTGTAGGCGTCTCTCATCCTCGCTGAGGTGTTTGAGATCAGGGTTGTTCCTCACTCCGGGCAGTTCCTGCCACAGCATGGGCGAGGAGGCGAACGACCTGGACAGCCGAGGTGATGTGGGCCTCTGACGAGTGTCATGAGGTACGGCCAATGACCCACTCCCACTGGAGACAGAGTTTGGAGACGGAGATATGGAATGGGGGTGGAGCACAGGAGGAAGAGCTGGGAGGGGCCGGCGAGCCAGAGTAGGAGAATGAGACGGAGATGAGGATGCTGACAAAGTATGGACTTCTCCAAACACAGAGCTAGCATCAGAATGAGACTGATGAATGAGCTCCCTGTTCTGGACCACCTCGTTGTACTGCTGATACAACTGGGAATctgagagaggcagagacacaTAAGACCTTGgttaagtaaataaagtaagtaaacagGGACCTTATTAAATTCTCTTGGATTATTTAACTTTGTATAACAAAATGACTGGCATATAAAGCACACTCAGTAGTGCAACATGTTCAGGCAACATTCTTGCCTAGAAACAATGACAAGTTCCACATAGACCAGTTAGAATTCAAGTGTAATTCAACAGCTGTTCTGCAGGTTTACATGCACAAACCTGCCCATAAGGAGGGAAGATGTACACAACTTGACTCTTCTTCTTTTCAACAAATGTGAACACTACAGGCACGTCAGCAAAAAGTTCTGCTGCTGGAGAGGCtgctttttttatatacatttatactcCACTTCAGTTATGGAAACAGTTATATATCAGCAAGCCCTTGAGCTATATGCACATATTTGGCTAATTAGCCTGAATTTACCCCAGGCTATCTGCACAGAAGTGtgcatgaataaaaatgtgtggtGTTTCATGTGCACATCCCCGTGAATCATATTGTACCTTAAAACATGTTCACCTAGCTTGTAATGCCCCTCATCAAATAGATTTACAGTTGATCTTTTGGTAGAATATAACCTTCAATATTAACCTTCTATGTCCCTTATGTTTCCAtgtaaaacaatgcaaaatgatTATGCAATAATGTAATAAGAAGTGGAAGTATGTAACTATCCATAGTTCACTGGATTTTGGAAAGATGAATCAGCTCAGCTCTGCGTGAAAGTGACAGATCAGCTCTCTGAGAGCCAGATTTACTTGTGTCAGGAGGCGCGGCACAAAATACAACTTGATGCAGCCACAAAATGACTAAATTCATTCTGCACTGCATGCACTCCACGCAAGTCTGGCCACTTTTTTCCAATTTAGTATATCAAACAGCACTTCCTATTACTTCACACTGTTTTTCCCCTAACTTCCCACTTTTTGTGAAATCCTCCCTCGAATTAATACGTACGTGGGAGAGGACATACTTTGCATGAAGCCACATGCATGTGGCTTAAATTGAGAAGACGCAAACAGTTTAGTATATCTGGCCGTAAACCCAAAAGTAAACAAACTCACTGTAAAATTTCGAGGTCCTCATTTTTGTCCTTCTAAGTGTCTCTTTAACAGACCTGGAAGAGATAAAGAAAAGAGTTAAATAAGCGTCATATAATAAGAACCAAGACTATGTACggatgtataatgtgtatattagGTTCTAGTAAATGCCTTAGTGTCAATGAACGgagagatgaatggatggatggatggaagaataGCTCAAAGCAAAAGCACAAATCTCTTATGATAAGACATTCACCAATAATTTCTCATCAAATTTCATTTAGCACACTGATGTAGAAGGTTTACTTGCCTCAGATCTAATTCACTCCAGGAGAAACTCAGACTATCATATTCATTATCTGCACAAGAGAATTATGGCAAAGTTTAGCACAAGACATCATACAACAAAGCATAATAGCATTGCCAGTATCAATAAAGTGACTAATACTAGCTACATTGCGAGTCAACTTGAGGCCACTGTCAACAAACAAAACTATCCATTCTTGACTCAATATTAGTAGTCCATTTTCACCCAACAGAAGCAATCACCTAAGGAAATGTGATGCCTGTCGGAGCTGCTTTATGAAAATGATTCTATTTTGGTGAATACCATCACATGTAAAGTGACTTACAGGCTTTTAAGTGAGATCCAATTCTTGGAAgggcattttaacatttttctttgtaaagtcATCTATGATGCTTCATTTATCATGGCAACCTCTTGATAATACACATTTCATGCATCCTAAAATATAAACTTGTTCATTTACAAAATAGGACTCTCAGTGGGGTTTGGGTTTAATGACTTCTACCTGTGACCGCAAAACTTTTCTCTTGGAACAAAGTAGCAAAATCTGAAAATGGTTTATTTGAATTGTGCATGAAACGTGCTTGTTATTTGTTTCCCTGAGGTTGCTTGACCTGATAACTTGATTTGCAAAATAGCAAAATAGCAAAGAGAAAGTTGTTTCTTTACAAAAGCATTATgcctaaaacaaaaatgtacaagTGTTTAAAAGTATCTATGCTGTTTTAAGCCCTGTAAGAATCTGAACTGCACACTTTTAAAACATATTCAAATGACATCCACCCAGTTTACATCCAGACTCCTCTCACCTGTTGTGAAGACTCGGGTTCTGCGGTCCCTTCCAATTCCTtctccctcctcttcctcttcattcTGCTTTTGCAATGTCCTTCGGATCCCAGCCCTCCTTCCCCAAACTTCATTCCCCAATTCTCGGAAGCTGTTAGATCCTAGAATTGTCCACATTgcctttttcttctgtttcttctctttGTTAGTGCTTCCCTCCTTATCTGTCTCATTATCGGAGGAGAGACTCTGCAGGTCTGGACTGGCAGAGAGTAGCTCCAGTTCTTCTTCTCCCTCCGACTGCCCCTCTACCTGTAAGAAAATTTCCTTTCCTACCAGTATGTCTGTCTTCGTGTCCTCTGGTTTGAAATGCTGTAACTCAGGGTCTATGCATTTTCTGTCATGGTTGTGCTTGCGGGGTTTCTGGACATTGCCATAGAGGGGTGAGTCTCCCTGACTTTCAGTCTCAGCCTCAGTCTCACCTGTCTGCTCAGTAAGTGTGCTTGGTCCAGGTACGATAAGGGTCCCTTCCTCAGTAGAACCCAAGATCTCACTGAGTACATTCTTAGCCCATTTGACATGTGGAGCAGCAGAGAAGCGCTTTCTATTCTCCGGACCGTCTGTCTCCTTTAAATGGCAActattttccatttcattttgtcCTTCCACTTGGTTTTCTCCATCTGTCATTTTCATCTGAGCATTCTCATGATCCTCAATCTGGGTCAATGTCTCAATAGATTCTGTGGGGTGTGGTTCAGTGTCTTTTTCTGCAATTACCTCACCACTAATTACTAAGTCCTCTGATGGGGTAACTTCCTTGGTCATTTGGTCAGATTCTGCATTAATGCATTTAGTGTCATGGCTGCTTGACATGTCCTCTTCAGACAAACCGAGGCCATGGTCTGTGCTCGTGCTTTCTGCCTCTGTGTCTCCACTTGGTACTTCATCCTGatcaccaccaacaccacccaTTTCCCAAGATGAGTCCTGACTggtctcctcctgctccatgtGATCCAAGAGTGGGTTTTGGTTGGATCCTGACCTGGGAAGAGTTTGACCAACCACACAAAAGACAGTGACTGTATGGTCACTTCTCTCTTTGGTCATTCTGGTttcaatctctccctctctttggTGGGTGCTTGTGGGTGACTGCCTATCTAGACCCTCTCTATCTCCGCCATCCCAGAATTCTGTACAATCCTCAAACCTGTCCTCCTCTGTCTCATCCTCTTCCGCACCACTGGACACAGTCACAAAACCATCATCTCCTGATGTCACTTTGTCCCTCCATTCATTCCACGCTCCCTCACTTCCTTCTTCACCCTCAGAGTTAACATTTCTATCGCTCCCTTGTTCCTCCTCTCTGTCACTCCCCTCCATTTTATCAGCCATATTTTCTGCCTCAGTCTGCCAGGGTACATCTAACCAAGCTTCACTATCAAAGACCATCTCATCACTTGTAATCCTTTGTTCCAAATTCTCAGTATCAACATCCATCATAAACTCTGCGGTGCTATCTTGTTCCATATGCCTGTCTTCCAGCACTATTGTTACTTCTTCATTCTTCCTTTCTATGGACATTTCTTCTTCACTTCTTGATGTCTTTTGCTCTTTGTATCTCTGTGCATATCTCTCCCtggcttgctctctctctttaaagTCTTCCTGTAATGACTCTGTCCTCTCTCTTCCTGATCGAGGCTCCAGCCACATTTTCCTGTGTGGTCTCTTTTTGCTCTcagatttttctctttctttctctctctctgtctccatttcCTCTTTTTCAGCGCCTTCTCTTACCTCTTCTTTCCTTAGCCCCCATGCTGTATCCTGTCCTTCCtcacttctctttttctccccatcACTCTCAGAagtgctctttctctctctctcttcaaagcTGTCTTTAAGTCTTCTCCTTCGATGGTCACGCTCTACATCACTTCCTGGCACCCACTCGCTGCTGCTCTGGGCTTCCTCATGaatcttcctgtctgtctgtctccacgTTTGGCTACTTCTTCCTGttgtttcttcctcataacAGCTTcgtctctgcctgtctgcccATTCCTCAGATatgtccatctctttctctgcagGAGGTAtgcgtgctctctctctctcatgctctctcctcattctttcatttaattctttctctcttcttctatcTTCAGTGCCCCTTAATCGATCCCTCTGTCCATCAGGTCCTCTCTCCTGTCTGgcccaatctctctctctcacatctctctctctgtatctctccatCGTCCTTTCTTTATTGCCTTCTCTCCCAATAAATTGCAGGGCtgtttctttctcctttcttctatctctttccttcttcctttccaCCTCTCTacgcctctctctttctctgaattTGTTccctgttctttctttttcactgtcTACCTCACCTCTGCCATCAAGTCTGAGAGTCACAGCATCCTCCTCTCttgttatctctctctctttttccccatCCGTATCTCCCTCACTCtttgtgtatctgtgtctcTCGTTCCGCAATGCCCTCCTCCTTtcatctctctcctctctgtc contains:
- the arhgef5 gene encoding trichohyalin, producing the protein MGTKRTNRTIEDSLRLPRSPATPDRGNQSNEWISCEARPQAGPKIQVERERGGEEWRAREMDRIRGRPREGRRDVEQDQRERERFAQFKGRADEMDLRERDRRREEGRYTNGRAATIQQHEQYREREKGDTFPRTVRQSNERERRPRYSVDQSSEKLMERGIGRLREVDMTEIERERGRERAKKMDKNTQKYREMERQRENERRRLREEMKRNAERRLEEEDLDRIRWDPGKRERRGERHREVSDNDQQILRRREKDRDRVRPRDREDRFYSPQTRKITVGDRENFSDREERDERRRALRNERHRYTKSEGDTDGEKEREITREEDAVTLRLDGRGEVDSEKERTGNKFRERERRREVERKKERDRRKEKETALQFIGREGNKERTMERYRERDVRERDWARQERGPDGQRDRLRGTEDRRREKELNERMRREHERERARIPPAEKEMDISEEWADRQRRSCYEEETTGRSSQTWRQTDRKIHEEAQSSSEWVPGSDVERDHRRRRLKDSFEERERKSTSESDGEKKRSEEGQDTAWGLRKEEVREGAEKEEMETEREKEREKSESKKRPHRKMWLEPRSGRERTESLQEDFKEREQARERYAQRYKEQKTSRSEEEMSIERKNEEVTIVLEDRHMEQDSTAEFMMDVDTENLEQRITSDEMVFDSEAWLDVPWQTEAENMADKMEGSDREEEQGSDRNVNSEGEEGSEGAWNEWRDKVTSGDDGFVTVSSGAEEDETEEDRFEDCTEFWDGGDREGLDRQSPTSTHQREGEIETRMTKERSDHTVTVFCVVGQTLPRSGSNQNPLLDHMEQEETSQDSSWEMGGVGGDQDEVPSGDTEAESTSTDHGLGLSEEDMSSSHDTKCINAESDQMTKEVTPSEDLVISGEVIAEKDTEPHPTESIETLTQIEDHENAQMKMTDGENQVEGQNEMENSCHLKETDGPENRKRFSAAPHVKWAKNVLSEILGSTEEGTLIVPGPSTLTEQTGETEAETESQGDSPLYGNVQKPRKHNHDRKCIDPELQHFKPEDTKTDILVGKEIFLQVEGQSEGEEELELLSASPDLQSLSSDNETDKEGSTNKEKKQKKKAMWTILGSNSFRELGNEVWGRRAGIRRTLQKQNEEEEEGEGIGRDRRTRVFTTDNEYDSLSFSWSELDLRSVKETLRRTKMRTSKFYNSQLYQQYNEVVQNRELIHQSHSDASSVFGEVHTLSASSSPSHSPTLARRPLPALPPVLHPHSISPSPNSVSSGSGSLAVPHDTRQRPTSPRLSRSFASSPMLWQELPGVRNNPDLKHLSEDERRLQEVRFEVVTSESSYCSSLDIVVEHFVKCKQLNVLLTTQDKNWLFSKLSDVRAVSHSFFSQLEERVESDIMHFTVCDIIIKHCPRFRSVYVPYLTNQSYQDKTYQRLMNENTGFRHIVEKLEQSPKCQRLPLRSFLILPFQRITRLKLLVQNIVKRTAPKTVDEAQAIKAMKLLEKMIQDSNDSISQMKNIESLVSLNAKVDFECKTLPLISQSRRLVKEGPVTELRDFTVKEKERSAYIHLFNDYLLLSLPKEGSRFTVIDHAPVSDLRAENCRVKLHSLQKNLFLLHMAHRALLLRAETQADKLRWISALSRPHPEIDFNAAQDIPQMQCIRAFIAQQPDELSLEKADVLLVHQQSSDGWVEGTRLSDRLRGWVPESHLEIIVSEKARQRNLIDTLKITTATATV